CTGCCCGGGAGGTGTTCCACACGCGACAGGCCAGGTCGGTGGAGAGCACGTATCCGGTGCCGGAACAGTAGGGTGGGTACATTTGCATCGGGTACTCCGCCGGACTCACGTGCCACTTTGAGAATATGTTGCGGATGGGCCACGAATGGTCCATAATGACCCGGTGAAGAGGTTACGCCGGCGGGGCTCCCGGGACAGGAGCTCCAGCAGATAGTCGGTGTTGACGAACATGTCGGTATCGGTCTTCATCACGAACGTGGCGGAGGGGCAGGAGTTACAGAGCCACTGGAGGCCCAGGAGGACCTTGCAGGTCAGGTTGTAGTAGGTGTCGTCGAAATCTCCCTGGATGATGTCACCGTACACCTCGCCCTCCCGCCGGATGCTCTCCTGCCTCTCTCGCCCGCGCCCCAGAAGGAAGTAGGTGACCGACCTGCCTGTCCCCGCCGTCCGCCGCTCGCTCCCCCAGGTCCGGCGGATAACCGAGCGCTCCTGGAACTGCTCCGGGGAGCTGGTGACCAATAGGACGAGGAACGGGCTGTCGCGGTCGCAGCGGCTGTCGGGCTGCATCAGAATGTCTGTGGCGTTGAACCGCGAGGGGCAGAGGGCCGACGAGTCCCCGTTCATCCAGACCAGCGTCAGCTTTATCAGGCAAGGGGTCACCAGCAGGGGGATGAGCACCTTCAGATAACGCTTGCCACAGAGCGGTCTCATATACATCGTTCCCTGCGCCGATCAGATCTGCTGGAACACAAGGTAATACAGTCAGTGGGCACTCTGTTAGGTACCCCGCTAAACATGCTGTTTAATGCAAACACCCAATCAGCAGCTACTCCCTgggtaaaagcatgcaggcatagtcGAAGCGGGGCGGGTGTTCAGAACAAAGATtagaagggggaagaaatgtgatctaagtggcttcgACTGGGACGTTGGTTTAGTGCCAGGCGCCGTGAGTTGTGTATCTCAGAAAACGATTATCTCCTACGATCTTCACCCACAGCGGTCCATAGCCCATATAGaatacggggtgggggggggcgataTCAGCCAGTCGACGACAGCTCTGTGAGTGAAGACGCCTtggtactgagagaggtcagaaagtGTCCAGACTGGTTGAATCTGACAAGAAGtcgactgtaactcaaataaccacgcatttcCTCAAGTCGCGCACAGATGGGAATCTCAAAACGCGCAAGTCGAGTCTGGAAGTAGCTGGGTTACAGCAGCCGAAGGCCACGGacagagcagcagagataccgaggagcagattgggaggcagatttttgaaacgtgcaaaaataacagggatgttatcatgggtgactttaacttccctaatattgattggcacctgaatagttccaagggtttagatggggcagaatttgttaagtgtgtccaagatggattcctgtcacaggcggtgactagtggggtaccgcaaggctcagtgctgggaccccagttgtttatattaatgacttggatgagggaattaaatgcagcatctccaagtttgcggatgacacgaagctggctGGCAGTTtttgctgtgaggaggatgctaagaggatgcagagtgacttggataggttgggagagtgggcaaattcatggcagatgcaatttaatgtggataaatgtgaagttatccactttggtggcaaaaataggaaaacagattattatctgaatggtggccgattaggaaaaggggaggtgcaacgagacctgggtgtcattatacaccagtcattgaaagtgggcatgcaggtacagcaggcggtgaaaaaggcgtatgatatgctggcatttatagcgaggggattcgagtacaggagcagggaggtactactgcagttgtacaaggccttggtgagaccacacctggagtattgtgtgcagttttggtcccctaatctgaggaaagacatctttgccatagagggagtacaaagaaggttcaccagattgattcctgggatggcaggactttcatatgaagaaagactggatgaaccgggcttgtactcgttggaatttagaagattgaggggggatctgattgaaacgtataaaatcctaaagggattggacaggctagatgcaggaagattgttcccgatgttggggaagtccagaacgaggggtcacagtttgaggataaaggggatgccttttaggactgagattaggaaaaacttcttcacacagagagtggtgaatctgtggaattctctgccacaggaaacagttgaggccagttcattggctatatttaagagggagttagatatggcccttgtggctacggggatcagggggtatggagggaaggctggggcagggttctgagttggatgatcagccatgatcataataaatggcggtgcaggctcgaagggccgaatggcctactcctgcacctattttctatgtttctacgtttctatgtatgtgcacaggccgaccgggggaatgccatactagatctagtactaggtaatgaaccgggtcaggtcacaaatctctcagtgggtgagcatctggggggcagtgaccaccgctccctgccctttataattatcatggaaaaggatcgaATCAAAgagggcaagattttttttaattggggaaaggcaaattatgaggctataaggttagaactcgcgggtgtgaattgagatgatgtttttgcagggaaatgtactatggacatgtggtcgatgtttagaggtcttttgcgggatgtaagggataaatttgtcccggtgaggaagataaagaatggtagggtgaaggaaccatgggtgacaagtgaggtggaaaatctagtcaggaggaagaaggcagaatatatgaggtttaggaagccaggatcagatgggtctattgaggaatatggggaagcaagaaaggagcttaagaaggggctgagaagagcaagaaggggcatgagaaggcctctgcgagtagggtaaaggaaaaccccaaagcattcttcaattatgtgaagaaaaaaaggatgacaggagtgaaggtagaaccgattagagataaaggtgggaagatatgcctggaggctgtggaagtgagcgaggtcctcaatgaatacttctcttcggtattcaccaatgagagggaacttgatgatggtgcggacaatatgagtgaggttgatgttctggagcatgttgatattaagggagaggaggtgttggagttgttaaaatacattaggacagataagtacccggggcctgacggaatattccccaggctgctccacaaggcgagggaagagattgctgagcctctggctaggatctttatgtcctcgttgtccacgggaatggtaccggagcagtggagggaggcgaatgttgttcccttgttcaaaaaaagtagtagggatagtccgggtaattatagaccagtgagacttacgtctgtggtgggaaagctgttggaaaagattcttagagataggatctataggcatttagagaatcgtggtctgatcagggacagtcagcatggctttgtgaagggcagatcgtgtctcacaagcctgatagagttctttgaggaggtgaccaggcatatagatgagggtagtgcagtgaatgtgatctatatggattttagtaaggcatttgacaagtttccacacggtagtcttattcagaaagttagaaggcatgggatccagggaaatttggccaggtggattcagaagtgctttgcctgcagaaggcagagggtggtggtggagggagtacattcggattggaggattgtgactagcggtgtcccacaaggatctgttctgggacctctacttttcgtgatttttattgacgacctggatgtcggggtagaagagtgggttggcaagtttgcagacaacacaaaggttggtggtgttgtagatagtgtagagaattgtcaaaaattgcagagagacattgataggatgcagaagtgggctgagaagtggcagatggagttcaacccggagaagtgtgaggtggtacactttggaaggacaaactccaaggcagtgtacaaagtaaatagcaggatacttggtagtgtgaaggagcaaagggatctcagggtacatgtccacagatccctgaaagttgcctcacaggtcgatagggtagttaagaaagcttatggggagtcagctttcataagtcgagggatagagtttaagagtcgcgatgtaatgacgcatctctataaaactctggttaggccacacttggagtattgtgtccagttctggtcacctcactataggaaggctgatgaagtattggaaagggtacagaggagatttaccaggatgctcctgGTTTAGAAAGcaggcattatgatcagagattaaggagctagggctttactctttggagagaaggaggatgagaggagacatgatagaggtgtataagataataagaggaatagatagagtggatagccaccgcctcttccccagggcaccactgctcaatacaagaggacatggctttaaggtaaggggtgggaagttcaagggggatattagaggaaggttttttactcagagagtggttggtgcgtggaatgcactgcctgagtcagtggtggaggctgatacactagttaagtttaagagactactagacaggtatatggagtaatctaaggtgggggcttatgtgggaggcaggatttgagggtcggcacaacattgtttgccgaagggtctgtactgtgctgtactattctatgttctatgttcactccGCGGCCACCGTATTACGTACAAGAGGTACAGGCGGTGTAAGACTCTGAGGGTAGTGTAACCCGGAAGTGAACCCGCTTTGCCCCAGGGCGTAAGTGGCGAATgccaagggggcataattttgagaTGAATGGAGTAAAGGACGGAGGAATGTCTGAGTAGGCTCTTTAcacgttaaatatacccaatgacgtggcctccatagccacctgtgacaatgaattccacagattcaccaccgtctaagctgtagaaattcctcctcatctctgctctagaGGGACTTCCTTCTATcccgagactgtgccctctggtatccAGAGTCACCCTCTGTCGGGGAACGTTCTCTCCGCGttcaagagaaaatctccagatgctgcaactcagagagagagacacacagacacacacacgcacacacacacacacacacacacacacacacacataatgccagaggaactctgcaggccaggcagcgtctacggaaaagagttaacagtggaggtttcgggacgagacccttcatcttgtcATTACACGttcactctgtctgggccttatAATATTCCATGGGATTGAGT
This genomic stretch from Mobula hypostoma chromosome 31, sMobHyp1.1, whole genome shotgun sequence harbors:
- the LOC134339943 gene encoding LOW QUALITY PROTEIN: beta-1,3-galactosyltransferase 5-like (The sequence of the model RefSeq protein was modified relative to this genomic sequence to represent the inferred CDS: inserted 1 base in 1 codon), translating into MYMRPLCGKRYLKVLIPLLVTPCLIKLTLVWMNGDSSALCPSRFNATDILMQPDSRCDRDSPFLVLLVTSSPEQFQERSVIRRTWGSERRTAGTGRSVTYFLLGRGRERQESIRREGEVYGDIIQGDFDDTYYNLTCKVLLGLQWLCNSCPSATFVMKTDTDMFVNTDYLLELLSREPRRRNLFTGXIMDHSWPIRNIFSKWHVSPAEYPMQMYPPYCSGTGYVLSTDLACRVWNTSRAVPLFKLEDVYVGLCLAELKVKPLDIHDRPVFHNYRVPFSICSYRQLVTSHQVTSTEQGDYWRQLQASGNVKCPSDQRGN